The following coding sequences are from one Loxodonta africana isolate mLoxAfr1 chromosome 18, mLoxAfr1.hap2, whole genome shotgun sequence window:
- the TMIGD1 gene encoding transmembrane and immunoglobulin domain-containing protein 1 codes for MACKRSCLMEVYKFLLFVTLFLPREMTSSVLTVNGETENYILHTKPDSHESLTCAVQNHTREEELLWYREEGRVDLKSGNKINSSSVCVSPISENDNGVTFTCRLQSDQSMFISVVLNVTFPPRLSGDDFQTAEEGSDVQLVCNVKSNPQAQMMWYKNNGSLDLEKNRHQVYQTSETFQLSITKVKKSDNGTYSCIASSPLQTETKDFHLIVKAKGWTIPIEPIIAACVVIFLTLCFGLMARRKRIMELCMKDQEPQSGTPL; via the exons ATGGCATGCAAGAGGAGCTGCCTAATGGAAGTATACAAATTTCTTCTCTTTGTGACTTTATTTCTGCCACGTGAAATGACGA GCTCTGTTTTAACGGTGAACGGTGAAACTGAGAACTATATCCTGCACACTAAGCCTGATTCCCACGAGTCTCTGACATGTGCTGTTCAAAATCACACCAGAGAGGAAGAACTTCTCTGGTACCGAGAAGAGGGAAGAGTGGATTTGAAATCTGGAAACAAAATCAACTCCAGCTCCGTCTGTGTCTCTCCCATCAGTGAAAACGACAATGGAGTCACGTTTACCTGCAGGCTGCAGAGTGATCAGTCGATGTTCATCTCAGTGGTGCTGAATGTCACTT TTCCTCCTCGCTTAAGCGGAGATGACTTCCAAACAGCTGAGGAAGGGAGTGATGTGCAGTTGGTTTGCAATGTGAAATCCAACCCCCAGGCTCAAATGATGTGGTACAAAAACAACGGCAGCCTGGATTTAGAGAAAAACCGTCACCAAGTCTACCAGACAAGCGAGACTTTTCAGCTGTCAATCACCAAAGTCAAGAAATCTGACAATGGGACCTATAGCTGCATTGCAAGTTCACCTCTGCAAACAGAGACTAAGGACTTTCACCTGATTGTTAAAG CTAAAGGGTGGACCATACCAATAGAACCCATTATTGCTGCATGTGTTGTCATCTTTCTGACGTTGTGCTTTGGACTGATGgctagaagaaaaagaataatggAG CTCTGCATGAAGGATCAAGAACCCCAGAGTGGAACTCCTCTGTAA